A genomic stretch from Cloacibacterium caeni includes:
- a CDS encoding polysaccharide biosynthesis protein has translation MKIKNKKLLITGGTGSFGTAVLNRFLHTDHFSEIRIFSRDEKKQDDMRNLYKNDKIKYYIGDVRDFSSVEPATRGVDYIFHAAALKQVPSCEFFPMQAVKTNVEGTQNVIRAAAQNGVKKVICLSTDKAAYPINAMGISKAMMEKVAVAEARNLKDTVVCLTRYGNVMASRGSVIPLFLSQIQKGEPITITDPNMSRFFMSLEDAVDLVLFAFENGNPGDLFVNKAPAGSIGDLAKALIELTGKEVPVKIIGTRHGEKLYETLCTREEMQKAEDMGDFYRIPADNRDLNYAKYFSEGEEDMSKIEDYHSHNTEQQGVEGLKKLISKLPLIRKEIFGEDVLQYPM, from the coding sequence ATGAAAATAAAAAATAAGAAATTACTCATCACAGGCGGAACAGGTTCTTTCGGAACAGCTGTGTTGAATCGCTTTTTACATACAGACCATTTCTCAGAAATCAGAATTTTTTCGCGCGACGAAAAGAAACAAGATGACATGAGAAATCTCTATAAAAATGACAAAATCAAATATTATATTGGTGATGTAAGAGATTTTTCCTCTGTAGAACCTGCAACCAGAGGTGTAGATTACATCTTTCATGCAGCAGCCTTGAAACAGGTGCCTTCTTGTGAGTTTTTCCCAATGCAAGCAGTAAAAACCAATGTAGAAGGTACACAAAACGTCATCAGAGCAGCAGCGCAAAATGGCGTGAAAAAAGTAATTTGTCTTTCTACTGACAAAGCTGCTTATCCTATCAATGCCATGGGAATTTCTAAAGCCATGATGGAAAAAGTAGCCGTGGCAGAAGCAAGAAACCTTAAAGATACTGTGGTGTGCCTTACCAGATACGGAAACGTAATGGCCTCCAGAGGTTCGGTAATTCCATTGTTTTTAAGCCAAATCCAAAAAGGTGAGCCCATCACCATCACAGACCCTAATATGTCGCGTTTCTTTATGTCTCTGGAAGATGCGGTAGACTTAGTGTTATTTGCTTTCGAAAACGGAAATCCTGGAGATTTATTCGTAAACAAAGCACCTGCTGGAAGCATTGGAGACTTGGCAAAAGCATTAATAGAACTCACTGGAAAAGAAGTGCCCGTGAAAATCATTGGGACCAGACACGGCGAAAAACTCTACGAAACGCTCTGCACCAGAGAAGAAATGCAAAAAGCAGAAGACATGGGAGATTTCTACAGGATTCCTGCAGATAATAGAGACTTAAACTACGCCAAATATTTCTCTGAAGGAGAAGAAGATATGTCTAAAATTGAAGATTATCATTCTCATAATACAGAACAACAAGGAGTAGAAGGATTGAAAAAACTCATTTCTAAATTGCCTTTAATCAGAAAAGAAATTTTTGGTGAAGACGTTTTACAATATCCCATGTAA
- a CDS encoding WxcM-like domain-containing protein: protein MNPSILKGNLFQDHRGTLRYNNDFDASSIKRMYLIENKDLSVERAWQGHKIEQRWFSAINGSFQITLITPNDWENPTEIVQKHTFILESGTLDVLHIPSGFLSHIKALQDNAQLLVLADYKLKEIADEYKFPLETFNF from the coding sequence GTGAACCCATCTATTCTAAAAGGAAATTTATTCCAAGACCACAGAGGAACACTGCGTTACAATAATGATTTTGATGCGTCATCCATCAAAAGAATGTATTTGATAGAAAATAAAGACCTCTCCGTAGAAAGAGCTTGGCAAGGTCATAAAATAGAGCAAAGGTGGTTCTCGGCGATTAATGGTTCTTTTCAAATTACTTTGATTACACCAAATGATTGGGAAAATCCAACAGAGATTGTGCAGAAACACACCTTTATTTTAGAAAGTGGAACATTAGATGTGCTGCATATTCCATCAGGATTTTTGTCTCATATCAAAGCGCTTCAGGATAATGCTCAGTTATTGGTTTTGGCTGATTATAAATTAAAAGAAATAGCAGATGAATATAAGTTTCCCTTAGAAACTTTTAATTTTTAA
- a CDS encoding polysaccharide biosynthesis C-terminal domain-containing protein has translation MKKIGITGQEGFVGSHLYNTLGLQPEKYERVPYDKSFFQNPEKLENFVAQCDVIVHLAAMNRHPDPEVIYETNVNLVKQLITALEKTNSKAHVLFSSSSQEEKDNLYGKSKKEGRELLSNWAKNHGGTFTGLVIPNVFGPFGAPNYNSFIATFCHKLTHGETPEIQQDGEVNLIYVGELVQEIINKIEVDVSEEIYHVPFTSTHKVTEVLAKLENYKTLYLENGEIPELKTPFDYHLFNTYRAYIDLENHYPVKFTQHTDHRGAFVELIRLGIGGQCSFSTTVPGITRGNHFHTRKIERFAVIKGKALIQLRKIDSDQVHDFYLDGSEPAYVDMPIWYTHNIKNIGDEELYTMFWINEPYNPENPDTYFVEV, from the coding sequence GTGAAAAAAATAGGAATTACAGGGCAAGAAGGTTTCGTAGGTTCACATCTTTACAATACATTAGGGCTACAACCTGAAAAATATGAGAGGGTTCCCTATGATAAATCTTTTTTTCAAAATCCAGAAAAATTAGAAAATTTCGTGGCACAATGTGATGTAATTGTGCATCTAGCTGCTATGAATCGCCATCCTGATCCAGAAGTGATTTATGAAACCAATGTAAATTTGGTAAAACAACTCATCACTGCTTTAGAAAAAACCAATTCCAAGGCGCATGTGTTATTCTCATCTTCTTCGCAGGAAGAAAAAGACAACCTCTACGGAAAATCCAAAAAAGAAGGACGTGAACTATTAAGCAATTGGGCAAAAAACCACGGCGGAACATTCACAGGTTTAGTGATTCCAAATGTTTTCGGGCCATTTGGTGCACCCAATTATAATTCTTTTATTGCTACTTTTTGTCACAAATTAACCCATGGAGAAACACCAGAAATCCAACAAGATGGTGAGGTGAATTTAATCTATGTAGGCGAATTGGTACAAGAAATAATCAATAAAATAGAAGTAGACGTTTCAGAAGAAATCTACCACGTTCCCTTTACATCTACGCATAAAGTAACCGAAGTTTTGGCCAAATTAGAAAATTATAAAACCTTATATTTAGAAAACGGCGAAATCCCAGAACTGAAAACGCCTTTTGATTATCATTTATTCAATACGTACAGAGCATACATTGACCTAGAAAATCATTACCCGGTGAAGTTTACTCAGCATACGGACCATAGAGGAGCGTTTGTAGAATTAATAAGATTAGGAATTGGCGGACAGTGCTCTTTTTCTACCACTGTTCCAGGAATTACCAGAGGAAATCATTTCCATACCAGAAAAATCGAAAGATTTGCCGTGATTAAAGGAAAAGCTTTAATTCAATTGAGAAAAATAGATTCAGACCAAGTGCATGATTTTTATTTAGATGGTTCAGAACCAGCTTATGTAGACATGCCGATTTGGTACACTCATAATATCAAAAACATAGGAGACGAAGAACTGTATACCATGTTTTGGATAAACGAACCCTATAATCCAGAAAATCCAGATACTTATTTCGTTGAAGTATAA